In a single window of the Lepidochelys kempii isolate rLepKem1 chromosome 21, rLepKem1.hap2, whole genome shotgun sequence genome:
- the LOC140901196 gene encoding uncharacterized protein isoform X1, translating into MRRGFALSNRMFPGRRHPNGFFYPCPQDINPSAYPADFRRGDEDMGWAPQDHQQAANWDYRHRRRGEGFRDKWHSPFSRDIEPYPADFYGGDNGGCWAPQDHPQPARWENQPGWHEEGFRDGWHLATPPNQHCLKSISREEHGNSWDRQRGFFPRKYRGRGWKHHRGPFRGGYRGKFDPHYHRFQSCSSREEFKLSRSSASRSPERRSASSRKKSVSSKTEKAKTAAPKKPGKSKKDSAAPVEEPKPPQVQSEASQTATDPSSQAGSALDTEPPASPETTEDLHPMRTEGTELGYCSVLPPQVPSCPGTVLIHLKSLQVQLGASLEAADNHSQAGCTLATDSILADTPGDLCLPEEEIETVQLEASHEATDRPSQAGSDLAAEPPAPPETTEELYPIRTEDAELLQLEDNLKAPDLLSQAVSALATLPPVWSEITEELPPVGKKETELEQLAAHQEDAGYPYQACSALAAPLETMEYLRSAAILARKEEIELSYQQSSLAFAVVAAMLLQKEPSMEAAMGSALRANLRQVGGYCLRELERFISSYDSGSARL; encoded by the exons ATGAGGAGGGGTTTCGCCTTGAGCAACAGGATGTTCCCCGGAAGAAGGCACCCAAATGGTTTCTTCTAC CCCTGCCCTCAGGACATCAACCCCTCCGCCTACCCTGCCGACTTTCGCAGGGGTGACGAGGACATGGGGTGGGCGCCCCAGGACCATCAGCAGGCAGCCAACTGGGATTACCGACACAGGAGACGCGGGGAAGGCTTCAGGGACAAGTGGCACTCG CCCTTTTCCCGAGATATTGAACCCTATCCCGCTGACTTTTACGGGGGTGACAACGGTGGGTGCTGGGCACCCCAGGACCATCCACAGCCAGCCAGGTGGGAGAACCAACCCGGGTGGCACGAGGAAGGCTTCAGGGATGGGTGGCACCTG GCCACGCCACCTAACCAGCACTGCCTGAAGTCAATATCAAGGGAGGAACATGGCAACTCCTGGGACAGGCAG CGAGGCTTCTTCCCCAGGAAGTATCGTGGCCGCGGCTGGAAGCATCACCGCGGCCCTTTCCGAGGCGGCTACCGGGGGAAATTCGACCCTCACTACCACCGCTTTCAGTCTTGCTCCTCCAGAG AAGAGTTCAAGTTGTCCAGGTCGTCGGCCTCCCGCTCCCCAGAGAGACGCTCGGCG TCGAGTAGAAAGAAAAGTGTTTCGTCTAAAACAGAGAAAGCGAAAACAGCAGCGCCCAAGAAGCCTGGAAAATCCAAGAAAGACTCCGCAGCTCCAGTGGAAGAACCCAAACCACCCCAG GTCCAGTCGGAAGCTAGCcagacagccacagacccttCCAGCCAGGCCGGCTCTGCACTGGATACAGAACCCCCAGCTTCACCTGAAACCACAGAGGATCTTCATCCCATGAGAACGGAAGGAACTGAGCTG GGCTACTGTTCAGTCCTGCCCCCACAGGTCCCATCCTGCCCTGGGACAGTCCTCATCCATCTGAAATCTCTCCAGGTCCAGCTGGGGGCCAGTCTGGAGGCTGCAGACAATCACAGCCAGGCTGGCTGCACTCTGGCGACTGACTCAATCCTGGCTGACACTCCGGGGGATCTTTGTCTCCCAGAGGAAGAAATAGAGACG GTCCAGTTGGAAGCCAGCCACGAAGCCACAGACCGTCCCAGCCAGGCCGGCTCTGATCTAGCTGCTGAGCCACCAGCCCCACCTGAAACTACAGAGGAGCTTTATCCTATCAGAACAGAAGATGCTGAGCTG CTCCAGCTGGAAGACAACCTGAAGGCCCCGGATCTTCTCAGCCAAGCTGTCTCTGCTCTAGCTACTTTACCTCCTGTCTGGTCTGAGATCACAGAGGAGCTGCCTCCAGtgggaaagaaagaaactgaGCTG GAGCAGCTGGCCGCTCATCAGGAGGACGCAGGTTATCCTTACCAGGcctgctctgctctggctgccccATTGGAGACCATGGAGTACCTTCGTTCTGCTGCCATACTGGCCAGAAAGGAAGAAATTGAGCTG tcCTACCAGCAGTCCAGCCTGGCCTTCGCTGTGGTGGCCGCCATGCTGCTGCAGAAGGAGCCCTCCATGGAGGCGGCGATGGGCTCTGCGCTGCGGGCCAACCTGCGGCAGGTCGGGGGCTACTGCCTGCGAGAGCTGGAGCGCTTCATTAGCAGCTACGACTCGGGCTCCGCCCGCTTGTGA
- the LOC140901196 gene encoding uncharacterized protein isoform X2 — translation MRRGFALSNRMFPGRRHPNGFFYPCPQDINPSAYPADFRRGDEDMGWAPQDHQQAANWDYRHRRRGEGFRDKWHSPFSRDIEPYPADFYGGDNGGCWAPQDHPQPARWENQPGWHEEGFRDGWHLATPPNQHCLKSISREEHGNSWDRQRGFFPRKYRGRGWKHHRGPFRGGYRGKFDPHYHRFQSCSSREEFKLSRSSASRSPERRSASSRKKSVSSKTEKAKTAAPKKPGKSKKDSAAPVEEPKPPQVQSEASQTATDPSSQAGSALDTEPPASPETTEDLHPMRTEGTELVQLGASLEAADNHSQAGCTLATDSILADTPGDLCLPEEEIETVQLEASHEATDRPSQAGSDLAAEPPAPPETTEELYPIRTEDAELLQLEDNLKAPDLLSQAVSALATLPPVWSEITEELPPVGKKETELEQLAAHQEDAGYPYQACSALAAPLETMEYLRSAAILARKEEIELSYQQSSLAFAVVAAMLLQKEPSMEAAMGSALRANLRQVGGYCLRELERFISSYDSGSARL, via the exons ATGAGGAGGGGTTTCGCCTTGAGCAACAGGATGTTCCCCGGAAGAAGGCACCCAAATGGTTTCTTCTAC CCCTGCCCTCAGGACATCAACCCCTCCGCCTACCCTGCCGACTTTCGCAGGGGTGACGAGGACATGGGGTGGGCGCCCCAGGACCATCAGCAGGCAGCCAACTGGGATTACCGACACAGGAGACGCGGGGAAGGCTTCAGGGACAAGTGGCACTCG CCCTTTTCCCGAGATATTGAACCCTATCCCGCTGACTTTTACGGGGGTGACAACGGTGGGTGCTGGGCACCCCAGGACCATCCACAGCCAGCCAGGTGGGAGAACCAACCCGGGTGGCACGAGGAAGGCTTCAGGGATGGGTGGCACCTG GCCACGCCACCTAACCAGCACTGCCTGAAGTCAATATCAAGGGAGGAACATGGCAACTCCTGGGACAGGCAG CGAGGCTTCTTCCCCAGGAAGTATCGTGGCCGCGGCTGGAAGCATCACCGCGGCCCTTTCCGAGGCGGCTACCGGGGGAAATTCGACCCTCACTACCACCGCTTTCAGTCTTGCTCCTCCAGAG AAGAGTTCAAGTTGTCCAGGTCGTCGGCCTCCCGCTCCCCAGAGAGACGCTCGGCG TCGAGTAGAAAGAAAAGTGTTTCGTCTAAAACAGAGAAAGCGAAAACAGCAGCGCCCAAGAAGCCTGGAAAATCCAAGAAAGACTCCGCAGCTCCAGTGGAAGAACCCAAACCACCCCAG GTCCAGTCGGAAGCTAGCcagacagccacagacccttCCAGCCAGGCCGGCTCTGCACTGGATACAGAACCCCCAGCTTCACCTGAAACCACAGAGGATCTTCATCCCATGAGAACGGAAGGAACTGAGCTG GTCCAGCTGGGGGCCAGTCTGGAGGCTGCAGACAATCACAGCCAGGCTGGCTGCACTCTGGCGACTGACTCAATCCTGGCTGACACTCCGGGGGATCTTTGTCTCCCAGAGGAAGAAATAGAGACG GTCCAGTTGGAAGCCAGCCACGAAGCCACAGACCGTCCCAGCCAGGCCGGCTCTGATCTAGCTGCTGAGCCACCAGCCCCACCTGAAACTACAGAGGAGCTTTATCCTATCAGAACAGAAGATGCTGAGCTG CTCCAGCTGGAAGACAACCTGAAGGCCCCGGATCTTCTCAGCCAAGCTGTCTCTGCTCTAGCTACTTTACCTCCTGTCTGGTCTGAGATCACAGAGGAGCTGCCTCCAGtgggaaagaaagaaactgaGCTG GAGCAGCTGGCCGCTCATCAGGAGGACGCAGGTTATCCTTACCAGGcctgctctgctctggctgccccATTGGAGACCATGGAGTACCTTCGTTCTGCTGCCATACTGGCCAGAAAGGAAGAAATTGAGCTG tcCTACCAGCAGTCCAGCCTGGCCTTCGCTGTGGTGGCCGCCATGCTGCTGCAGAAGGAGCCCTCCATGGAGGCGGCGATGGGCTCTGCGCTGCGGGCCAACCTGCGGCAGGTCGGGGGCTACTGCCTGCGAGAGCTGGAGCGCTTCATTAGCAGCTACGACTCGGGCTCCGCCCGCTTGTGA
- the PRICKLE4 gene encoding prickle-like protein 4 isoform X2, producing the protein MSLPSPTWPQRDTPPCSGTLAGLAPTSSSDSDSGCALEEYLEPAADAAPAEVSSRFDSPSADTVPAAIRSQLRIKSLLRQLPPQDCNDRYCPGLGGEDRRRLQAFSARRRQESLGQGFACLVPSARLCEKCGRRLNTGDLGVFASRLGDRSCWHPSCFVCHSCHQPLVDLIYFHQEGKIFCGRHHAEFFRPRCAACDQLIFTDECTEAEGRRWHLGHFCCLECDLPLGGQRYVMNGGRPCCCSCFESLYAELCQACGELIGVDSEQATHQGRHWHARASCFCCTLCQKPLRGQPVTSHHNLLYCSEACSLEKATGASTASDSSDSAFVSAPSPDSTPVSRASSKGGRSAPGPGSAPLAPAMGGDSCQRRAEAEEMEDSPDQASTRPACRSQDGHGTAFQESSKGTPFPSALSQAAAAPPGQERSSTTLPSELGLNGPGALGDQLPGSTLARLPPGRGAPRFRVSSSTDPSPAARQSPGPSLKDARPPDVMEEEDSWCPTCSSSSDSDSEQEGFFFGKPIPKAGPALPDRERSGLGRAAGRSKHLARLRGSRKHCSIS; encoded by the exons ATGTCCCTGCCGAGCCCTACATGGccccagagagacacacctcCCTGCAGTGGGACACTCGCTGGCCTTGCACCCACCTCCTCTTCGGACAGTGACTCCGGCTGCGCCCTGGAAGAGTACCTGGAGCCCGCAGCAGACGCTGCCCCAGCAGAG GTATCTTCGCGCTTCGACTCTCCCTCAGCGGACACGGTGCCTGCTGCCATCAGGAGCCAGCTCCGCATCAAATCTCTCCTTCGGCAGCTGCCCCCGCAGGACTGCAAT GACAGGTACTGCCCCGGCCTTGGGGGGGAGGACAGGAGGCGACTGCAAGCATTCAGCGCCCGTCGCAGGCAGGAGtcactggggcagggatttgcGTGCCTTGTGCCCTCTGCCCGCCTTTGTGAAAAG TGCGGCAGGAGGTTGAACACAGGGGACCTGGGGGTTTTTGCATCCAGGCTGGGAGACCGGTCCTGCTGGCATCCCTCCTGCTTTGTCTGCCACTCCTGCCACCAGCCTCTGGTTGACCTGATCTACTTCCACCAGGAGGGGAAGATCTTCTGCGGCCGACACCACGCGGAGTTCTTCCGGCCACGCTGCGCCGCATGCGATCAG CTGATCTTCACAGACGAGTGCACGGAGGCCGAGGGCAGGCGCTGGCATCTGGGGCACTTCTGCTGCCTGGAGTGCGACCTGCCTCTTGGGGGGCAGAGGTACGTCATGAACGGTGGcagaccctgctgctgcagctgcttcgAGAGCCTCTACGCAGAGCTCTGCCAGGCCTGCGGCGAGCTCATCG GTGTGGACAGCGAGCAGGCCACTCACCAAGGCCGGCACTGGCATGCCCGGGCCTCTTGCTTCTGCTGCACCCTCTGCCAGAAACCGCTGCGAGGGCAGCCGGTCACGTCCCACCACAACCTCCTCTACTGCTCCGAGGCCTGCAGCTTGGAGAAGGCGACAGGGGCCTCCACAGCCTCGGACTCGTCCGACTCCGCCTTCGTCTCGGCTCCGTCTCCTGACTCGACGCCTGTCTCCCGGGCCAGCAGCAAGGGCGGCAGGAGCGCCCCGGGACCAGGGAGTGCCCCTCTGGCTCCAGCAATGGGTGGCGATTCCTGTCAACGGCGGGCAGAAGCAGAGG AGATGGAGGACTCTCCAGATCAAGCCTCCACGCGCCCCGCATGCAGAAGCCAGGATGGCCACGGGACAGCATTCCAGGAGAGCAGTAAGGGAACTCCCTTCCCCAGTGCGCTGTCACAAGCAGCTGCCGCTCCCCCGGGGCAGGAACGATCCTCCACCACCCTGCCCAGTGAACTGGGTCTGAATGGACCTGGGGCCTTGGGCGACCAGCTCCCAGGGAGCACGCTCGCAAGGCTTCCCCCAGGCCGGGGAGCTCCGCGCTTTAGAGTCAGTTCATCCACTGACCCCAGTCCGGCAGCACGACAGAGCCCGGGCCCATCGCTCAAGGATGCCCGCCCACCAGATGTCATGGAGGAAGAAGATTCCTGGTGCCCGACCTGCTCTTCCTCCTCGGACTCAGACTCGGAGCAGGAGGGCTTCTTCTTTGGGAAACCGATCCCGAAGGCTGGGCCAGCCCTCCCCGACAGGGAACGGAGCGGCCTTGGCAGGGCGGCAGGAAGGAGCAAGCACTTGGCCAGGCTGCGAGGAAGCCGCAAACACTGCAGCATTTCCTAG